The segment cttcttctcgttttaaatttctagctgatcaattgcatcttaataatgctACTCTTTCTCGTAACTATNTCAATgtcaacagaaaaataattctagaaGGGCAGTACAAATCAATCAATGCAACAATCGAGGATATCGATCATTTGCAAATATGGCTAATGTTCCTCAGTTGAACACAGAAGAACAGTCACATAATTCCatcccaaatttttcttctaagcAATTACAACATATTGTACAAGCCTTATCTGCACTCAATCATCGTCCTTTAGGtaattttgataataacaTCAATATTGCAGGTTTGTTTCAAGTATCTgcattatctattaactctaCAAGTTCTAATCcatggattctcgatagtggagctacgGATCATATAGTATCCAAAGCTTCTGTTATGACTGAACTAAAGGCTACCACCATATCTACGataaatttgcctaatggAGGGACAACACATGAGTCACATACTGCAATGTTTCCTTTAATcctgaccttaaattaaacaatgttttatgtgtgtcttcattcaatttaaacctaatgttcatcagcaaacttaccaatgacttgaaatgttatgtcaccTTCCATCttgattcttgtgttatgcaggCTTGGCTACAGGGAGGATGATTGGCTCGGGTAAACAATTCGgaggtctctatcatatttcttcatttccaatcaaatcttcTACAAATCAAGTATCTCAATAATCTGATTTGAGGCATTTACACCTAGgtcatccttcttcttctcgttttaaatttctagctgatcaattgcatcttaataatgctACTCTTTCTCGTAACTATAGTATTTGCCcattagcaaaacaaactaggttgtCTTTCCCAAGAAGTTCAATAACAACCCATTCTGTCTTTAATCTGttacattgtgatgtttggggaccacataaaatttcaacccattctggtttgcgtttttttctcactgttgttgatgattttattcGATgtatttgggtttttcttatACAACACAAAtcagaagtacatcatttgtttgNTTACAACATATTGTACAAGCCTTATCTGCACTCAATCATCGTCCTTTAGGtaattttgataataacaTCAATATTGCAGGTTTGTTTCAAGTATCTgcattatctattaactctaCAAGTTCTAATCcatggattctcgatagtggagctacgGATCATATAGTATCCAAAGCTTCTGTTATGACTGAACTAAAGGCTACCACCATATCTACGataaatttgcctaatggAGGGACAACACATGAGTCACATACTGCAATGTTTCCTTTAATcctgaccttaaattaaacaatgttttatgtgtgtcttcattcaatttaaacctaatgttcatcagcaaacttaccaatgacttgaaatgttatgtcaccTTCCATCttgattcttgtgttatgcaggCTTGGCTACAGGGAGGATGATTGGCTCGGGTAAACAATTCGgaggtctctatcatatttcttcatttccaatcaaatcttcTACAAATCAAGTATCTCAATAATCTGATTTGAGGCATTTACACCTAGgtcatccttcttcttctcgttttaaatttctagctgatcaattgcatcttaataatgctACTCTTTCTCGTAACTATAGTATTTGCCcattagcaaaacaaactaggttgtCTTTCCCAAGAAGTTCAATAACAACCCATTCTGTCTTTAATCTGttacattgtgatgtttggggaccacataaaatttcaacccattctggtttgcgtttttttctcactgttgttgatgattttattcGATgtatttgggtttttcttatACAACACAAAtcagaagtacatcatttgtttgtaaactttgttaaattcgttcaaactcaatttcatactactatcaagatagttagatcagacaatgggactgagttcgtatctttgcaaccatttTTCANCTACGGATCATATAGTATCCAAAGCTTCTGTTATGACTGAACTAAAGGCTACCACCATATCTACGataaatttgcctaatggAGGGACAACACATGAGTCACATACTGCAATGTTTCCTTTAATcctgaccttaaattaaacaatgttttatgtgtgtcttcattcaatttaaacctaatgttcatcagcaaacttaccaatgacttgaaatgttatgtcaccTTCCATCttgattcttgtgttatgcaggCTTGGCTACAGGGAGGATGATTGGCTCGGGTAAACAATTCGgaggtctctatcatatttcttcatttccaatcaaatcttcTACAAATCAAGTATCTCAATAATCTGATTTGAGGCATTTACACCTAGgtcatccttcttcttctcgttttaaatttctagctgatcaattgcatcttaataatgctACTCTTTCTCGTAACTATAGTATTTGCCcattagcaaaacaaactaggttgtCTTTCCCAAGAAGTTCAATAACAACCCATTCTGTCTTTAATCTGttacattgtgatgtttggggaccacataaaatttcaacccattctggtttgcgtttttttctcactgttgttgatgattttattcGATgtatttgggtttttcttatACAACACAAAtcagaagtacatcatttgtttgtaaactttgttaaattcgttcaaactcaatttcatactactatcaagatagttagatcagacaatgggactgagttcgtatctttgcaaccatttTTCACTTCTTGTGGCATTGAATTTCAGCGCACTTGTGTctatactccacaacaaaatggagtcgtagAACGTAAGCATCGTCATatcctaaatgtagctaggtcttttctttttcagtcatAGGTTCCACTTACTTTTTGGGGAGAATACNAtcagcaaacttaccaatgacttgaaatgttatgtcaccTTCCATCttgattcttgtgttatgcaggCTTGGCTACAGGGAGGATGATTGGCTCGGGTAAACAATTCGgaggtctctatcatatttcttcatttccaatcaaatcttcTACAAATCAAGTATCTCAATAATCTGATTTGAGGCATTTACACCTAGgtcatccttcttcttctcgttttaaatttctagctgatcaattgcatcttaataatgctACTCTTTCTCGTAACTATAGTATTTGCCcattagcaaaacaaactaggttgtCTTTCCCAAGAAGTTCAATAACAACCCATTCTGTCTTTAATCTGttacattgtgatgtttggggaccacataaaatttcaacccattctggtttgcgtttttttctcactgttgttgatgattttattcGATgtatttgggtttttcttatACAACACAAAtcagaagtacatcatttgtttgtaaactttgttaaattcgttcaaactcaatttcatactactatcaagatagttagatcagacaatgggactgagttcgtatctttgcaaccatttTTCACTTCTTGTGGCATTGAATTTCAGCGCACTTGTGTctatactccacaacaaaatggagtcgtagAACGTAAGCATCGTCATatcctaaatgtagctaggtcttttctttttcagtcatAGGTTCCACTTACTTTTTGGGGAGAATACATTTTAACtgttgtttatcttataaatagaacaccatcaccattgttatttaacaagacaccctttgaagcactctacaaacgaccacctacatttcaccatcttaaagtttttggttgtaagTGTTATGCAACTGTAGTAcatcctaagcaaaaatttgaacctcggacaattccttgtgttttcataggatatccttgtggtcacaaaggttacaagttgtatgacatgcaatctaaaacattctttatcagtcgtgatgttaaattttgtgaagatgattttcctttttcatcaacTTCCAAACTTTGACATTAGCTCCTTCGANGCTCGGGTAAACAATTCGgaggtctctatcatatttcttcatttccaatCAAATCTTNTCCTCCCCCTTCTATTCCTTCTATTCCTTCGTcgtctcctcctccttctattccttctctAAATTCATCAGTTCCAGATTCACCAGATTCACCCACTAAACCTAATCTTATCCCACCTGATACATCAGTTCCACTCCGACATTCTACTCGTACCAAACAACCTTCAGCTTGTTATAATGATTATGAGATGTTTTCtggagccaatcatttaacctctagctcaagtcTCAATACTAGCACCAGGtatccccttcatcattacctttcatactctcatttttctcctactcaacgtgcttttctagctcttattacagCCCAAacagaacctaaaacctatgatgAGGCAATTGGCGACCCATTATGGCAGCaggctatgaatgatgaaattgcagcttttGGACGTAATCATACTTGGTCTCTCGTTCCTTTACCACCTGGCCATAAAGCTATCGGCTGTCGTTGGGTGTACAAGATTAAACACAACTCTGATGGTTCTATTAAATGTTATAAAGCTCAACTGgtagcaaagggatacactcaGGTTGAAAGTCTTGATTACAAAGAGACATTTTCTCCTACAGCGAAACTTTCNCAATTGGCAGATATTTTCACTAAAGCTTTGGGAAGacatcaatttgattttttgaaagacaagttgggcgtgattgacatacactctccaacttgggGGGAGTNACCACCAGGTATTCGCCGACAGGGGGAGAATATAGTATGTCGACTCCATAAATCTTTTTATGGTTTAAAACAGGTTTCACNtttggagaatatattatttatggaatatatcttagatattatatcttaatatttcttctttatgatttgattcCTANTTTAAAACAGGTTTCACGCAATTGGTTCTCCATATTCTCTACcactatacaaaatgcaggctATACTTAGTCCAAAGAANGATtcctaatatattttattttattctcaatatttaattaatttatatttttctttattggtaGGTATTAGTTTCTAGGTTGTATCCTATTCAANTTTACTAAGAGTAAATgtacttctttcactgcaaCTCTTATCCATGTTGATAATATTCTGTTGACAGACaatgatctcaaagaaattcaacatctcaaTACTAGTTTACGCGagaaatttcttataaaaaaaattagggaatttgaaatattacNAAAAgcttatgaatatcaatgagaataaACACTTTcgattccaattctatttctatttctcattcttaacacaaTAGCATTTTCTTCGCATCTNtagggaatttgaaatattacCTAGGTATTGAATTTTCTAGGTCTAGAAAAGGAATCTTTATGActcaaaggaagtatgctctagacattcttcaagacacAAGTCTTCAGGAGCACGTCCATAAAAATTTCCAANttcattaaaatatattgtatgattgatgtctcttggttcataacAACTTATTTACCCATGGCCTTCTTCTGTCCTAGCAAATCTCCGATTTGATTACACTCCAACAATATTCATACAAAGTAGAAGGCCTTATATCATCACTTATATTTGTTAGATAGAGGAATTCTCAAAGACGGaatgaaaatttctccctTTCCATTTTCTGTCACCAAAATCAAGAGTGTGTCATCTACTATTGTTTATGATTCCTTTACAAAAGCTATAAAACTCATGGAGACCAATATAATGTAGTAAGAATCATCTAAAATCATTTACtatacataaaaaatttaaccataGAAATTTCCATAAAATTCTATACTTATGATTTAAAGTGAATTCGACCCATATTCActacatttattttctaaatttggcTCACAATCTCTAATAAAAGTCCTCATAAATATTCACAATTAATggatatattttattcatccATCTCCATTAGAATTATTCCTTCAATCCATTTACAACtaacaataaatttgagttatttgtattttacccatctaattttagaaaaacacATTAATCAACCCaacctataaaattttcatttatttggatcctttaatttttttaacactaaAACNATATATTTAACCGTtactaggcctgacatagtgtattcagttcgtatgcttagtcaatttatgcatgaaccaagaaaactacattgggaggcagctcttcgagttctgagaTACATCAAAGGTACTCCTGGCCAAGGACTTCTACTACCATCTGAAAATAACTTGagattacaagcatattgcgattcagactggggtggttgtcgaacttccagacggtctatttttgggttctgcattttccttggaaattcaattatttcttggaagtctaaaaaacaaaccaatgtgtccagatcatcagcagaagccAAGTATCGAGCTAtgacaaatacttgtttagagttaactcggttaagatacattctcCNTATAAGCCTAACCCTATGAAACTATACAACAGATGTATTGCAAGGCTTTCTTCGTCCATCCCACCCATGCCAatgtaatattgaaattatagattaattCATNtattgtgataatcaagcagcattacaCATAGCAaccaatccagtttttcacGAATGTACGAAACACAatgaaatagattgtcatatagttcgaaaaaaattacaagctggaatcatcaaactgtgttatgtttcgactaaaatgcaattggcagatattttcactaaagctttgggaagacatcaatttgattttttgaaagacaagttgggcgtgattgacatacactctccaacttgggGGGAgtattgagatataatatttggagaatatattatttatggaatatatcttagatattatatcttaatatttcttctttatgatttgattcctaatatattttattttattctcaatatttaattaatttatatttttctttattggtaGGTATTAGTTTCTAGGTTGTATCCTATTCAAAAgcttatgaatatcaatgagaataaACACTTTcgattccaattctatttctatttctcattcttaacacaaTAGCATTTTCTTCGCAtcttcattaaaatatattgtatgattgatgtctcttggttcataacAACTTATTTACCCATGGCCTTCTTCTGTCCTAGCAAATCTCCGATTTGATTACACTCCAACAATATTCATACAAAGTAGAAGGCCTTATATCATCACTTATATTTGTTAGATAGAGGAATTCTCAAAGACGGaatgaaaatttctccctTTCCATTTTCTGTCACCAAAATCAAGAGTGTGTCATCTACTATTGTTTATGATTCCTTTACAAAAGCTATAAAACTCATGGAGACCAATATAATGTAGTAAGAATCATCTAAAATCATTTACtatacataaaaaatttaaccataGAAATTTCCATAAAATTCTATACTTATGATTTAAAGTGAATTCGACCCATATTCActacatttattttctaaatttggcTCACAATCTCTAATAAAAGTCCTCATAAATATTCACAATTAATggatatattttattcatccATCTCCATTAGAATTATTCCTTCAATCCATTTACAACtaacaataaatttgagttatttgtattttacccatctaattttagaaaaacacATTAATCAACCCaacctataaaattttcatttatttggatcctttaatttttttaacactaaAACATTACAAAAAGTGCAAATGTAAGAGGGAGGTTACAAACTTAAAagacatttatattttaacctcTCTCCATGGTAGAATTAAATCTTCTTTTCCAACTCCCAAAATGAATAACTCCTTCAATAAATATGcatgtaaattatttatgttacacttgtgttttcttgattaaaatatttctataaatagCTACTATACTTGACTTTGTAAggtaaataattttcaattcaacaaTGGCAAAAGAAACTAGCACACTTGGAGCAATGGTGGTCCTCTTGTTAGTAGTAAATTTGCAAGGCTTTGTTCGAGTTACAAGGGCAGATGATGACTACAATTCACCGATATGGGATAGGTGGCTAGACGAAGATAGAGCTTACTATTTAAGACCGTGCTTGAATCTAATGAAGAGTGCAAAATGTCAAGTTCAGCTCTATAATAATTACTTCAATCTTAGTAAGGAGGAATTGGACTTAAATTGTTGTGTTTTCGTCAAAGTCATGGGAAAGAATTGTGCTCTTGATTTTGGGGGTTGGTTCAATTATccaatttttgaagtttataagCCTAACCCTATGAAACTATACAACAGATGTATTGCAAGGCTTTCTTCGTCCATCCCACCCATGCCAatgtaatattgaaattatagattaattCATATGAtctattaataataaacttgaTAACCTTAAAAGGTTTCtatctttttaacttttcaatttaatctcttgtttttaattgtattCAAATAGAATATGATCTCAATCTTACTCactaaagataaaattaaaatcttaaataacaACGTTTAACCACTTTAGATGCTTATATTGgtaaattgaatgaattttcaaatatgttgtaacggttaggaatcacagatCTCCACaccaatggtatgatattgtccactctgagcataagctcttatggctttgctttgggcatCCCCAAAAGATCTCATTGTGGGGTCCTTAAGATTGGTCAAACCCCTAACGAACTCCTCCATTTGGTCCACCTCAGCCGGTAATGAAATCTCGAAGTTCATGCACTAGTTTTCGTCATCCCTCCACACGTTCACGAGCATCGTCATGGCAACTCCGAACGGCAAAATGCAGTTGACACGTATACCATAGCAGTCAAGTTCGCAGGCAGTGTTCTTAGTGAGGCCGACAATGGCATGTTTGGATGTTGTGTAGGCGTGTGGACCCATTCCTCCTGAAACACCTGCCACGCTAGCAGTCGAGATTATGCAACCGGTAGCTCTAGGTATCATCACAAGCGTCGCGTGCTTTATGCCTAATGCGACGCCTTTGACGTTCACACACATCACCCGCTCGAAATCATCGGGATCATGAAACAGCTCCTGTGACGTAAAACtacccataatttttctatccTCCAAATCTCCTGCATAAAACACTAAAACTTTTGCAACATTCCCTCCCTTAAGGCTTCAGAGCTCGTCAGGATCACTTTAATCAGAACGAGTTGGATCATTCTAAGTTCATGATCCCAACGAGTTGGAACATTCTGAAGGCTtctgatttttctattaagaaaaatacctATAATTTTTTgctgaaatcatcaataaaaattagaatatacCACATATGTCTGAAGAAGTTGGAGTGGCTTTAATGCTCTCCACATACTTTCACGTGGGAATGGTCTTCTATTTTGCTTTCCCATCAAACAATCTTCACATAACAAATTAGAACCATACAAGTTCTGGCAAGCTctgtctgatcttccacatcagaaacgatttcttgagattagtagtgagtgagtttcttttgtgtcgtgagtagtTTGTGACTCTGCAAGTCTTGTGTCGAaagagcttgtttggtattactgaggtataTACACGATTGGTGATTTCTAAATTGTtgaaggaatcaagaaactcaacaacaataacaacaataaataCAACAtgtgggcaacatgcatgatgtcctatttacacGGACATGATCTTTTGGGGATCGTTGGCGAGTGCGAAACTACGCCGCCAGAGGATGATTCTAACGGCgccttgcgcaaatggagaatcaaagcaggcaaagcAATGTTTGCCCTAAAGACCACAATCGAAGAAGGGATGTTAGagcatatttgggatgacaagacaccgaaagaagcatgagacacgttcgtgatgttgttctcaaagaagaatgatACGAAACTACAACTTCTAGAGAACACGTTGTTgttaatttcacaacgtgacatgacgattgctcagtacttccacaaggtCAAGTCGATCTGTCGGGTgattactgaactagaccCAAAGTCCGCAATTGGAGAAGATCGAATGAAAAGGATCATTATCCATGGATTGCAACAAAAATATCAACGCTTCATTATTGCTGTACAAGGATGGCCCACTCAACCATCATTTGAAGAGttcgaaaatttgttagccagCCAAGAAGTCATGGCTAAACAAATGGGAGGCATCACACTgaagagtgaagaagaagcactctacacaaCTAAAAGCAGGAGCAAAAGTAGGTCGTCTACCAAACGTGGATacaatggtgacaaaagaagaagtcaCCAAGGAACTGCACAACCAGAGAGAGCTCAGAAGAACGATAACAATAACTCTAAAGAGAAGAGATTTAAGGGCATTTGCTACAATTGCGGGAAGAAGGGCGACATGTCTAGAGACTGTTGGTCTAAGAAAAAATCTGTCGAAAGCAATATGGCATCCTCAAACATGGAGATGGAGGAATGGGATGCAGAGGTACTGTATGCCATAGAAGAGATGAGCTAGCACTCAAGGCGATGATGGGAGACCATATTGATTATGAGAATGATTGGATCATTGATTCAGGATGCTCAAACCACATGATTGATGATCAAAGTGGTGCAATGGAAGAGGAGTGGCCCTCAGAGAAGGAAGTATTACCAGGCCTTGAGCAaactgaagaaattcttctacAGAACACATGGGAGCAAATTGAAGAGATTCTTCTACAGAACACGGGGGAGCAAACTGTACATATTTACTTAAGTGTTGATGTGCCTGGAGATTCAAGTGACACTAGTGTTGGTGAGCAAGAATTGACTCAACCAAGTGAAcctagtgaaaatgaaatgacacCTCAACAACTCAGACATTTAGAAATAATCCTAAAGTCAAATCCAGAATATGCCAACGCAGTAGAAGACGAAGTTAATGAGCCGGAGACATATGAAGAAGCATCACAAAACTCAGCTTGGCAGAAAgcgatggaggaagaaattatagccctggaataaaatcaaacttgggaatTAGTGTCAAGACCAAGTGGGCTTACAAAAGAATGTGTCTCTCGGATGGATCAATCGAAAGATACAAGACTCAACCTGTAGCTCGAGGGTTTTGTCAAcaatatggactagactatgatgaaacgtTTAGTCGAGTGGCGAAGATCACTATCGTACAGGTTCCTCCAGCACTTGTTAATAATGATTCGAAATTTTGGCAGATGGATATGAAGAATATTTTCTTGCATGGAGAGTTGGACCAGGAGATCtacatgaaccaaccaaatggATTCGAAAATGAAGTTGGAGTCAATAGTCAGTATGTGCGAAGTCTAAAGAAGCCTCATTTGGATGCAGCCCGCAAAccttgagatatgtcaaaCGATATCACGATACTCGATGGTCAAGCATCAAGAATGTGTTCAAGCTCAGTTCGAGAATAATTTCTTGGTGTAACAAAAGACAACCAACTATATCATTGTCAACTAGAGAAGCAGAGTACAGAGCAGTGGCGGGAGCAACTTAGGAATGTACATGGCTGAAAC is part of the Cucurbita pepo subsp. pepo cultivar mu-cu-16 chromosome LG12, ASM280686v2, whole genome shotgun sequence genome and harbors:
- the LOC111807025 gene encoding short-chain dehydrogenase reductase 2a-like, with the protein product MGSFTSQELFHDPDDFERVMCVNVKGVALGIKHATLVMIPRATGCIISTASVAGVSGGMGPHAYTTSKHAIVGLTKNTACELDCYGIRVNCILPFGVAMTMLVNVWRDDEN